A genomic window from Chitinophaga pollutisoli includes:
- a CDS encoding glycoside hydrolase family 71/99-like protein produces the protein MKSFFFSALAIIALSCAKKSGGNGQEPPPPTPPVKEIVYDETGCLYTAYDNLVMAGYQGWFAAQGDGSDRGWYHLGMGHCGGFKPGCSAVDFYPDMSEYTQKYKTDFKYADGTDAYMFSPYDETTVDLHFKWMKDYGIDGVFMQRFVVEVKESNPKGKRHFNKVLENALKAAKKHGRAICVMYDLSGCGPEDVAYIEQDWKELQSTFNLFDNKTHPTYLRHNKKPLMVLWGVGFNDNRRYTTANVDQLVGKLKGPEKRVSVMLGVPYYWRSMKNDTENNPALHALIKKSDIIMPWAVGRYSSGNYAQVAGVELAADIQWCKNNNVSYVPLAFPGFSWGNLKNDPAQYNSIPRLKGDFLWQQVAGAKISGAKSLYVAMFDEIDEGTAIFKCAREGELPLHGDRRFIGIEADLQSDHYLWLTGQAARWFHGEGGFGATRPVRN, from the coding sequence ATGAAGAGTTTTTTCTTTTCCGCATTGGCCATTATCGCGCTGAGCTGCGCTAAAAAAAGCGGCGGCAACGGCCAGGAACCGCCTCCGCCCACACCGCCCGTCAAGGAAATCGTGTACGACGAAACCGGCTGCCTCTACACCGCTTACGATAACCTCGTGATGGCAGGTTACCAGGGATGGTTCGCCGCCCAGGGCGACGGCTCCGACCGTGGCTGGTATCACCTCGGCATGGGCCACTGCGGCGGCTTCAAACCGGGATGCTCCGCGGTGGACTTCTATCCGGACATGTCCGAATACACGCAGAAATATAAAACGGATTTCAAATACGCTGACGGAACGGACGCGTATATGTTCAGTCCATACGACGAAACCACGGTAGACCTGCACTTCAAATGGATGAAGGATTACGGGATCGACGGCGTGTTCATGCAGCGCTTTGTGGTGGAAGTGAAGGAATCCAACCCGAAAGGCAAGCGCCATTTCAACAAAGTGCTCGAAAACGCGCTGAAAGCCGCGAAGAAGCACGGTCGCGCCATTTGCGTGATGTACGACCTCAGCGGTTGCGGGCCGGAAGACGTGGCATATATCGAGCAGGATTGGAAAGAACTGCAGTCCACCTTCAACCTGTTCGACAATAAAACACATCCCACTTACCTGCGGCACAACAAGAAGCCGCTGATGGTGCTTTGGGGCGTGGGTTTCAACGACAACCGCCGCTATACCACCGCCAATGTAGATCAGTTGGTGGGGAAGCTGAAAGGGCCGGAAAAGCGGGTGTCCGTCATGCTCGGCGTACCGTATTACTGGCGCAGCATGAAAAACGACACGGAAAACAATCCCGCGTTGCATGCGCTGATTAAGAAATCCGATATCATCATGCCCTGGGCGGTAGGCCGTTACAGCAGCGGGAACTATGCGCAGGTAGCCGGCGTGGAGCTGGCCGCGGATATCCAGTGGTGTAAAAACAACAACGTATCGTATGTGCCCCTGGCGTTCCCCGGGTTCAGCTGGGGCAACCTGAAAAACGATCCCGCGCAGTACAACTCCATCCCGCGGCTGAAAGGCGACTTTCTGTGGCAGCAGGTGGCCGGCGCGAAGATCTCCGGGGCGAAATCGCTGTACGTGGCCATGTTCGACGAAATCGACGAAGGCACGGCGATCTTCAAATGCGCCCGGGAAGGGGAGTTGCCTTTACATGGCGACCGCCGTTTCATTGGCATTGAGGCCGACCTCCAAAGTGACCACTATCTCTGGCTGACCGGTCAGGCCGCCCGCTGGTTTCATGGCGAAGGCGGTTTTGGCGCCACCCGGCCCGTACGGAACTGA
- a CDS encoding DUF3823 domain-containing protein yields the protein MKRTAFIVGLGLLLTGMAACEKDNYDAPDAALYGNIYDAGTKTLLEQDVIRGSVVELKEHGWDNVQPQWLIFKTDGSYENSLLFEANYTVAPVRGNFIPVEPQDVRIAGRTQLDFNVTPYIRIVSPTITRTGNLVTATFQLQQQVTNNVRKIGLYAHSDFRVGETLRLTAAEQDINAVTDPATTYTLTIDLNAPNVRDILKPGRTYYFRIGALIDAVESKPNYAKAVSFDL from the coding sequence ATGAAAAGAACCGCATTTATAGTAGGATTAGGCTTGCTGCTCACGGGGATGGCCGCATGCGAGAAAGACAATTACGACGCCCCGGACGCCGCGCTCTACGGCAATATCTACGACGCCGGCACCAAAACGCTACTGGAACAGGACGTAATCCGTGGATCAGTGGTGGAGCTGAAAGAACACGGGTGGGACAACGTGCAGCCGCAATGGCTCATTTTCAAAACCGACGGCTCCTACGAAAATTCGCTCCTGTTCGAAGCCAATTATACCGTGGCGCCCGTGCGGGGGAACTTCATCCCGGTGGAGCCGCAGGATGTGCGCATCGCAGGCCGTACCCAGCTGGATTTCAATGTTACGCCATACATCCGCATTGTCAGTCCCACGATTACGCGCACCGGCAACCTGGTAACCGCAACTTTTCAACTGCAGCAGCAGGTGACCAACAACGTCCGCAAGATCGGGCTGTATGCACACAGTGATTTCAGGGTAGGGGAAACGCTCCGGCTCACCGCCGCCGAGCAGGACATCAACGCCGTGACGGACCCCGCCACCACGTATACCCTCACCATCGACCTGAACGCGCCTAACGTCCGCGATATCCTCAAGCCCGGACGCACATACTATTTCCGCATCGGCGCGCTCATCGACGCGGTGGAATCCAAACCGAATTATGCGAAAGCCGTGTCTTTCGATCTGTAA
- a CDS encoding DUF1343 domain-containing protein, whose product MRILFAIMTVLGLLAAPRARAQQPILTGADQTDVYLPMLKGKRVGLLVNPTSVIGSTPIVDSLLKRGVNIKMIFGPEHGFRNNASNGAEVADEIDPQTGIPVVSLYGNRRKPEPAQMAALDVLVFDLQDVGCRFYTLINSLREIMEACADAGKPLVILDRPNPNGFVDGPILDMSLESGIGRFPVPIAHGMTIGEFAQMINGQGWMRNKKKCDIRIVKLKNYRHDLDYTLPVAPSPNLNTQQSIVLYPSLCLFEGTILSQGRGTHFPFTVLGAPAFKGKFDFSFTPVSIPGKSESPLHKDVTCYGLDLRTFDITPWRKRGQINIGWMIELYKAYPNKKDFFNRSLSSAIGNIDYLAGTRDFRKQIEAGATEAEIRKSWEPGLSRYKVMRKKYVLYP is encoded by the coding sequence ATGAGAATATTATTTGCAATCATGACCGTGCTGGGGTTGCTGGCAGCCCCCCGCGCCAGGGCGCAACAGCCGATACTGACGGGCGCCGATCAAACGGATGTATACCTGCCCATGCTCAAAGGCAAAAGGGTGGGCCTGCTCGTCAATCCTACGTCCGTGATCGGTTCCACGCCGATAGTTGACAGTTTGCTGAAGCGCGGCGTCAACATCAAAATGATCTTCGGGCCGGAGCATGGTTTCCGTAACAACGCGAGCAACGGCGCGGAAGTGGCCGATGAGATCGATCCGCAGACGGGCATCCCGGTGGTGTCGTTATACGGCAATCGCCGCAAGCCGGAGCCAGCCCAAATGGCGGCGCTCGATGTGCTGGTGTTTGACCTGCAGGATGTGGGATGCCGGTTTTATACACTCATCAATTCCCTCCGTGAAATCATGGAAGCCTGTGCCGACGCGGGCAAGCCGCTCGTGATCCTCGACCGTCCCAACCCCAACGGTTTTGTCGACGGTCCGATCCTGGATATGTCGCTGGAATCGGGAATCGGGCGGTTCCCGGTGCCGATCGCGCATGGCATGACCATCGGAGAATTCGCGCAGATGATCAACGGACAGGGATGGATGCGCAATAAAAAGAAATGCGATATCCGGATCGTCAAGTTGAAAAATTACCGGCATGATTTGGATTACACCTTGCCGGTAGCTCCCTCACCGAACCTCAATACGCAGCAATCCATCGTGCTGTACCCTTCGCTGTGTTTATTCGAAGGCACCATTCTCAGCCAGGGCCGCGGCACGCATTTCCCGTTCACCGTGCTGGGTGCACCCGCGTTCAAAGGGAAATTCGATTTCTCCTTCACGCCGGTGAGCATCCCCGGCAAAAGCGAATCGCCGCTGCACAAAGATGTGACTTGTTATGGCCTCGACCTGCGCACGTTCGACATCACGCCCTGGCGCAAGCGTGGCCAGATCAATATCGGCTGGATGATCGAATTGTATAAAGCATATCCGAATAAAAAGGATTTCTTCAACCGCAGTCTGAGCAGCGCAATCGGTAATATCGATTATCTCGCAGGTACCCGTGATTTCCGTAAGCAGATTGAAGCGGGCGCCACGGAAGCGGAGATCCGCAAAAGCTGGGAGCCGGGGTTGAGCCGGTATAAAGTGATGCGGAAGAAATACGTATTATACCCCTGA